In Bradyrhizobium sp. 195, the sequence GGCCGGATTGCAAAGCCGCTCGATGCTTGCGTGAGCGCGCCGAGCCGCGTGCCGCTGGTGCGGTCGTCGACGTCGATGTGACCGACGCGGCCGTCGGCGTCGGGATAGAGCTTGATGTTGACGTTGCGCGCGCTGTTCGCTGCCGCGCCTTCAGGCACGTCGATGACGCCGGTGGTGCCGCGGATACCGAGCGTCGCCGTCGGCGTCGTGATCTTCATGTTGCCGGTCTTCGCCACCGCCGCCGCGACGAAGGCGACCGTGCCCTTGCCGACGTCGAAGATCCCGGAGTTCTGCTTGCCGCCATCCTCGTAAACGTAATTGTCGATGGTGATCCTGGCGCTGGCCGACAGATTGAACGTGGTCGCGTCGTTGAAGGTGATGCCGAGCGAGGAGTTCGACGAGGTCTGCACGACGTCGTTGAGATAGATGTCGTCGCGCACGCGCAGCGGATAGGAATTCTTGTCGCGGATCACGGTCGCGATCCCCGTGACCGTCGCGACGTTGCCGATCGGCTCGACGGCCGTGGATTGCGCGTCTGGCGCGGGGGTAGGGGAAGCCGATGGAGTCGGGGAGGGATCCGGTGTCGGCTGCGCTTGTGGCTGCGCCTGCGCAAGCTCGATGGCATCGGATGCGAACGCCACGCTGCTGCCCGCCAGCGGCAAGGCCAGAGCAAACGCGAGGACGAAGCGGCGCCAAGCCACCAATGAAGTCACGAGGATGTCCCGGTGAGAACGCGAGGCGAGATCGGGCGATATCAGCCGGATCAGGCTGAACGGCGGATGAACATGTGTTGCAAGGGAGGGGCGAGTGTTCAAAGGCCAGGCGAGGCTAGCGGTAGGGCTCGAATGTCTCGACGCCGTCATGGCCGGCTTGTCCCGGCCATCCACGCCTTGTTTTGCGGCACCAAGAACGTGGATGCCCGGGACATCTAGCGCCAAGACGCGCTTCTGCCCGGGCATGACGAAGATTTGTGGGTGTGTTGGAGCTGACCCGCTCCGTGCGTCAGCTCACCCGCTTCCAGGTCTGGCCGCCGCAGAACATGCCGCCGAAGGCGCAGCCCTGCACGCGCATCACGTTCGGGCCCTTCATGGCGATCGTGGAGTCGTAATTGCGGCCGGAGTCGGGATCGTGGATGCGGCCGCTCCACTTCGAGCCCTCGGGCTTCATGTTGATCAGGATGCGCTCGTTGCTATTCACGGCATAGCCGCAGAGATTGGCGCCGCACTGTTCGACGCGGACATTGCCCTTGTTCTCTTCGGTCGCCCAGACGCCGATCGGCGAGTTCGGCGCGGCCACCGGCGCAGCGGCCACCGGAGCTGGAGCCGGCGCGGGAGCAACCGCGACCGGCGCGGGTGCAGGAGCAGGAGCCGCAGCGGGCGCGGGCTGCGTCGTGTTGTCGAGGCTGGCGGATGGCGCGGCGGCTGCGGTCGTCACGGGCGCGGCGGGAGCAGCCGGTGCGGTCGCCTGAACCGGCGCCTGCTGCACGGGCTGCTGCTGCACCGGAGCCGGCGCGGGCTGCGCAGTCGTCGCCGGGGCCGGCGTGGTGTCGATGTCATCGTCCTTGGAGCCGCCGAGGCCCTTGAGGTCGATGTTGTTCAGCTTGATTGGCTTGTCCGATAGGCCCGGCGCGACGATGGTCACGCAGTTGAGCGAGGCACAGTTGCGCGGCGTCTCGATGCGGATGTGCTGGCCCTCGATCTGGAACGAGATCGAATTGCCGCCGGCATGTGCGGCGGCGGTCGATGCGAGGAAGAGCGCGGTGGCGGCGATGGTGAGCTTGTTCATGACAACCTCCGAAATTGCGCGGTCCCGGTATGGACCGAAAGTCGCTGGTGGATGAAGCGTGGTTCGACCCTACGCCCAGCTGCTCAGGTGTTCTGTGATGAGCATCACAACGGTTCGCGAGCGCCTGGGTGAGGCAGCGCACATTCAGCCGTGGTCCTTGCGCCTAATCTCATCGCGACACGACAGGAGGCGCCGATGACCCGGCTTGTGACTTCGCTTGGCACATTGATCGCTTTGATGGCGGTCGTGCCCGCGGCCGAAGCCGGTTCCTATTCCTTCTCGATCGGCGGCCACCGCTTCCACGTCGAGGCGCCCAGGCGTTGCCGATCCGCGTCCTGCGTTTCGATTTCCTCCAATCGCAGCCTGCGGCCGACGGAGGATGTCGACACCAGGCCCGTTTCGCCGCCTGCGCCCGCGCCGGTCGGCCAAGTGCCGCAGCCGGTCTATCCAGTTGCTCCCGTCCGGCCGCCACAGGCGACCATTGTCGCGGCACCGCCGGCAGCTCCAGCCCCCGTTCTTGCCGCGACGACGGCGCAGCCGGTTATGCCGCCGCCCGCGTCGCCACGGATTGAGTTGCCGCGCGTCGATCCGCCGAAGACTGTTACGCTCGATCCGCCGCGCATGGAGCCGCCGGTCGTTGCGCCGAGGATCGAGATCAAGCAGGCGGCACCGGTCGCACAGCGCAGCGACGACGCGCCGGCCTATTCGCCGCTCGGCGAATGGGAGAGCCTCGGTGCCAAGGGCACCGTTCGAATCGAACGCTGTGGACCTGCACTGTGCGGTTTCGCGCTCACGGAGGCGTCGAACCGGGGCGAGAGCGTGCTCGTCAACATGAAGCCGAAGACGCACGAGGTCTGGACCGGCAGCATCTACAGTCGTTCCAGCGGCAGTACCTATTACGGAAGGATGACGCTGAAGAGCTCGGGCACGCTTCATGTCGAGGCGTGCGCGATCGGCCGCTTCTGGTGCTCGAGCAATGACTGGATTCGGGTGGAGGAGCCGCGCGAGAAACTGATCACGGCATCGCCGCAGTGGGGCGCACGGTCGTAGCGCGTCGATGGCGCAATGTTTTTCCCGCTCCTGCAAGAGGAGAAGGGAAGAGAGGTCTTCGAGGCGCTTGATGAGCCTAGATCATGCCGAGCACGATGGCGCCGACGAAGGCCATGGCGAGGTACGCGGTGACAACGCTCAGTCTCCCGGCGAACGTCATGAGGTCCCTCCCTCAATGCGCACTGCTTACGCGCGCGACCTTATGGTTAACAGAAAGTGTCTTTCCGAAAAAGTCAGCCTTGCTGTCGCTCAGGCCGGCCGAGGTTTCGGCGCGCGCCGGCCGGCATGGTTAAAGAATCATGAAATCAACGTGTTGAAGAGTCTTTAAGTAAATTCACCGAACGTGCGTTCATGACGCGCGGAGTTCGTTTGTATCTCGTCGGCTCCATCGTCCTTGTTTCGCTAGCGGGTTGCGGACGCGGCTTCTTCCAGGCCGAACGCGAACCGTGGCGGGCCGAGGCGGAAGCCGCTTGCCTGAAATCGGGCGCGGTGAAGGAGGGACCGGATCTCGTCCGGATCGACCCCATTTCCGGCCCCGGTCAGTGCGGCGCCGAATTCCCACTCAAGGTCGCCGCCATCGGCGAAGCTTCCGGCACTTACGGTTTTGCCGACGAGCAACCGCGCCCGCCCGGCAGCATCGGCAACCAGCCGCGCTGGCCGGTGACGCAACCGCGCTCGAACTATCCGCAGAGCCAGAATAATCCGTCATCCTCTTACCCGTCGCGCTCGAACTATCCCGAAAGCGCGGTGCGTCAGCCGTCCGGCTACGGCACCTCGTCCGGGCCGATGTCGCTGAACGCGCCCGGCGTCGCGCCGGAGGAAGACGAGATTGATCTGCCGCCCGAGGGCACCGATGCTGCGGGGGCCTCCCGCTACATGAATGCGCCGAGCTATCCCGCACGGCCGGCAAATCCGGCGCCCTACTCGCAGGCACCCGCACAACAACCCCTGCCGCGTCTTGGCCCGGCGCAGGGCAATCCCGTCACCGCGGTCGGTCCCGTTGCGATCAAGCCGACGGCGACGCTGGCCTGTCCGATCGTGTCCGAGCTCGACCGCTGGCTCGCCGACACCGTGCAGCCCTCGGCCATGCGCTGGTTCGGCGTCCGCGTCGCCGAGATCAAGCAGATCTCCGCTTATTCCTGCCGCGGCATGAACGGTAACTCGCGCGCCCACATCTCCGAGCACGCCTTCGGCAATGCGCTCGACATCTCGGCCTTCGTGCTTGCCGATGGCCGCCGCGTCACCGTGAAGGACGGCTGGCGCGGCATGCCGGAAGAGCAGGGATTCCTGCGCGACGTGCAGGCGGGTGCCTGTGCGCATTTCACCACGGTGCTCGCGCCGGGTTCCAACGTCTATCACTACGATCACATCCACGTCGATCTGATGCGCCGCGCCAGCCGCCGCCTGATCTGCCAGCCGGCCGCCGTCTCCGGCGACGAGGTTGCCGGACGCGCGCAGTCGCGCAGTCCCTATGCCAATGCGCGCGATCCGTCAGTGACCGGCTCGCTCGGTGCGCGCAGGAGCACGATGCGCAAGCACGAGGAAGACGAGTACGCCGACGATTAGGTGGAACGAGCTTTTCTTGTAGCCCGGATGAGCGCAGCGATATCCGGGACAGTCTTTCCGCATATCGCTGCGCTCATGCAGGCTACGATCGCGTCAACCGGAATGTCCATCGTCCGCTATCTCACCCACCCGCAGGTGCAAATCGATCCCGATGTGCCGGTGCCGCAATGGGACCTGACCCCGGTCGGCCGCGCACGCACCGAAATGGCGGCGCAGGCGAACTGGCTCGCGCACACCACGCAGATAGTCTCCAGCGGCGAACGCAAGGCGATCGAGACCGCCGAGATCATTGCCGCGCGTCTCGGACTGGTGATCGAGGTCCGCGAGGCCATGCATGAGAACGACCGCTCGGCGACGGGCTTTCTGAAGCCAACCGAGTTCGAAGCTGTCGCCGATCGGTTCTTCGCGGAGCCGCATCTCAGCGTCCGCGGGTGGGAGCGCGCGATCGACGCACAGGCGCGTATCGTGCGCGAGGTCGAGGCGGTGCTGGCGTGCGATCGTCCCGGCGACGTCCTGTTCGTCGGTCACGGCGCGGTCGGCACGCTGCTGTTCTGCCACTATGCCGGCCATCCCATCGAGCGCATCCATGATCAGCCGGCCGGCGGCGGCAATTGCTTCACGTTCGCGCGGGACGGGCGGCGCGTCCTGCACGGGTGGCGCGGGCTGGAAGAGATCGGAACTTAAGCTCAGCGGAGCCGGACGTTCACTTCGCGGCCGGCTTCGCCGGGCCCAGTCCCATGCAGAGCTGCACCTCGCCAGGGACGTTGTAGGTGCGCATGATGTGGCGGCTGTCGCGCAAGCCGGTCGCCTCACGCTGCACCACGAACATCCAGAGTGCCTGGCCGGCTTCCATCACCAGCTTGCGTCTGGCCGGCTGCATCGAGGCGGGCATCTCGGCCTGCGCGTGGGCAGCGTCGAACTCGCGCAAGCGCGCCAGCGCCTGCTCGAGTGTGCGGCCCATCCGTCCAAGCGCCGAGGCTTGTTCCTGGACGATCTCATATTGGAGGATATCGACCGGCGGGCGAAGATCACGAGACATGAGCGCAATATAATGGGGCCGGTCCGGCCTGCGCAACGCGCGGACCGCTCCGCCGTTACTTCGCCTTATACGCCGCCAGGAACATCCGCGCCGCACTGTCGACCACTTCGGTCATGCGCTCTTCCGACGGTGCGGGGGCGGCCTGGAAGACGAAAGGCAGGAACAGTGAAGCCTTGCACAGTTCCATGAACTGCGACGCCGCAAGGTAGCAATCTTCGATCCTGAGATCGCCGCAGGCGACTCGAGTTTTGAGATAGTCGGAGAGGCGGTTGATGCTTTTGTCCAGCACGCGCGCATAATAGCGGCGGCCGACATCGGGCATGCGTTCGGCGATCGCCATCACGGTGCGGATCGCCGATCCGCCGCCGGGCCGGCAGAGCAGGTGGATGTAGGCCCGGCCGAACTCCTTCAGAGTGGCCTCGGCATCGCGCGCGGGATCGAAAGTGAACACGACCTGGCCGTGCTGAAGCGCCTCTTGCTCGAGGATGGCTTCGAACAGCGCGGTCTTGTCGGCGAAGTAGACGTAGAGCGTGCCCTTGGAGACCTGCGCCGCGCGCGCGATCTCGCCCATGCTGGCGCCGTCAAAACCGAGATTCATGAACACCTTGCGGGCCCCGTCGAGAATCTGGCGGCGTTTGGAGCTGTCCTCCTCTTGGATGACGTGCAGATGTTCGCTGGCAGCTACAACCATTGGTTCAGGGTCTCGGTAGGTTTTCGAGTCGAGTCTGCGGCCATGAAACCCGAATAAAGGATTCTCGTCCGTAGGGTCCGGCCGGGACCATTATCTATATTGACCGAACCGTTCGGTCAATGATATTTGGTTCAGCGAGTGGGGAACAGGTCGCATGCCTGCCGTCTCCTTGAGCGCCTTTTTTTGGGGAGGCCATTATGGCCGTATCGAGAGACCAGGCCGCGCGCGTCCTACGCCCTGAAGCGATGGAGGAGCACGCGGGCGGTGATGCTGCGAGCGAGGGCACTGCACCTCTGCGCGCGCCTGCGGCCGATGAAGCCAAACGCCGCACCGGTGAGGCGCCGGAAAAGCCCGTGACCGACAAGACGGCCGCACCTGCGCCCGACGCACCCGCCGCCGGCGCTCCCAAATCCGGCAAGCGCAAGTTCGTTCTGATGGGCGTCGGCCTGGTGCTCGCGCTCGCCGCCGCGAGCTATGCCGGCTATTACACGCTGGTCGGCCGCTTCTACATCTCCACCGATGACGCCTATGTCCGCGCCAACAACACCATGCTGGGCGCGCGCGTTGCGGGCCACATCTCCTCGATCCTCGCCGGCGACAACACGCCGGTGAAAGCCGGCGACATCGTCCTCCGCATCGACGACGGTGATTACAAGATTGCGGTCGATGCCGCCGCGACAAAAATCGCGACCCAGCAGGCCACCATCGATCGCATCGGACGTCAGGTCGCCGCGCTCGACAGCCAGGTCGCGCAGGCCAGAGCGCAGCTCGTCTCGGCCGAAGCGGGCCTCAAGCGGGCCGATCTCGACTATGAGCGCCAGCAGGCGCTGAGCAACAAGGGCTTTGCCTCGCGTGCCACCTTCGAGAGCTCGGAAGCCGGACGCGACCAGGGCGCCGCCGCGGTCAAGGCCGCGCAGGCCGCCTACGACGTTGCCGTCAGCAATGTCGACGTCGCCAAGGCGCAGCAGGCCGAGGCGCAGGCCCAGCTCGCCGAGCTCAAGACCACGCTCGCCAAGGCCGAGCGCGACCTCGCCTTCACCGCGGTGCGTGCGCCGGTTGGCGGCACGTTCTCCAATCGCCTGGTCAACACCGGCGACTTCGTCGCGGTCGGCCAGCGGCTCGGCAACGTCGTGCCGCTCGACGACGTCTATATCGACGCCAACTTCAAGGAAACCCAGCTCAAGCGTATCCGTCCTGGCCAGCCGGTGACGATCAAGGTCGATGCCTACGGCATGCGCAAATTCTCCGGCGTGGTCGACAGCATCGCCGCAGGCGCGGGCTCGGTGTTCACGCTGCTGCCGCCTGACAACGCCACCGGCAACTTCACCAAGATCGTGCAGCGCGTTCCGGTCCGCATCCGCGTGCCGAAGTCGGTGGCGAAGCAGAACCTGCTTCGTGCCGGCATGTCGGTCTATGCGACCGTTGACACCAACAAGGCCGCGGCCGACGCCGACAGCGAGGTCGATCTCGACGATCCCACCGCAATCCACCCGCAGTAAATCGCGACCCTAGCGCTGCGAGGTCGGACCATGGCCAACGCCACCACTGCTTCACCTGCCATGATGGCGGACCCGGCTTCGGAGCGCATCGCGCCGAAGCGGCTGTTCGCGTTCATCATCATGGTGTTCGGGATGTTCATGTCGATCCTGGACATCCAGATCGTCTCGGCGTCCCTCAGCGAAATCCAGGCCGGGCTGTCGGCGAGCTCCAGCGAAGTCGCCTGGGTCCAGACCGCCTATCTGATCGCCGAAGTGATCGCGATCCCGCTGTCGGGGTTCCTGTCGCGCGCCTTCGGCACGCGGCTATTGTTTGCGATCTCGGCGGCGGGCTTCACCGCCTCGAGCCTGCTCTGCGGCTTTGCGACGACCATCGAGGAGATGATCCTCTGGCGCGCGCTGCAAGGTTTTCTCGGCGCCGGGATGATCCCGACGGTGTTCGCCTCGGCCTATACCGTCTTTCCGCGCTCCAAATTCCACATCGTCGGCCCTATCATCGGGCTGGTCGCGACCCTGGCGCCCACGATCGGGCCGACGGTCGGCGGCTACATCACCGATCTGATGTCGTGGAACTGGCTGTTCTTCATCAACGTCGTGCCCGGCATCGGCATCACCATCGGCGTGCTGGCGCTGGTCGATTTCGACGAGCCGCATTTCGAGCTGCTCGACCGCTTCGATTGGTGGGGCCTGCTGTTCATGGCCGGCTTCCTCGGCACACTGGAATATGTGCTGGAAGAAGGTCCGCAGCACGAATGGATGCAGGACACCTCGGTCGCGATCTGCGCCTGGATCTGCGCCATCTCGGCGATCGCCTTCTTCTGGCGCGTGTTCACGGCGGCCGAGCCGATCGTCAATCTGCGCACCTTCTCCAACCGCAATTTCGCTGTCGGCTGCGTGCTGCAATTCTGCATCGGCATCGGCCTCTACGGCCTGACCTACATCTATCCGCGCTATCTCGCCGAGGTGCGCGGCTACAGCGCGCTGATGATCGGCGAGACCATGTTCGTCTCGGGCATCACCATGTTCCTGGTCGCGCCGCTGGTCGGCCGGCTCATGGTGAAGGTCGACATGCGCTACATGATCGCGTTCGGCCTCGTCGTGTTCGCGATCGGCTCCTACCAGATGACCTGGATCACCCGCGACTACGATTTCTACGAACTGCTCGTGCCTCAGATCCTGCGCGGCGTCGGCATGATGTTCGCGATGGTGCCGACCAACAACATCGCGCTCGGCACGCTGGCGCCCGACAGGGTGAAGAACGCCTCGGGCCTGTTCAACCTGATGCGCAACCTCGGCGGCGCGGTCGGCCTCGCCGTCATCAACACCGTGCTCAACGACCGCACTGATCTGCACATCACCCGCCTGCAGGAGCGCGTGACCTGGGGCAACGCGACCGCGACCGAAACCCTGACCACGTTCATGCAGAAATTCCAGGGGCTCGGCGATTCCACGCTGATGGCGATGAAGCAGCTCTCCCAGATCGTGCATCGCCAGGCCGTGGTGATGAGCTTCGGCGATGCCTTCTTCATCCTGACGCTGTTCTATCTCGGCCTCAGCCTGCTGGTGACGCTGCTGAACAAGCCGGCCGCCATGACCGGTGGCGGCGACGCGCATTGATGCTGCGCGAATCCCGCAAGCCACACACTCGGTGTCATCGTCCGGCTTGACCGGACGATCCAGTATTCCAGAGGCCGGTGTTGGAGACCTCGCTCTCGCCACATCCGCCGCGGCGTACTGGATCCCCCGCTTTCGCGGGGATGACGGCGGAGATTGAGGCGGTAGCGGGCGCGACAGCAGCGCCCCCCGCACCAAATTGCAACACTCGTCCGTGATCTCGCACGGGCCCCGTTGCAAGCCGCGAGCGGTACATCTATAAAGCGCACCTCATTCAATCGAACCGGGGAGAGATTTGCATGATTTCGTTGCATTCGCAGATCGCACGTCCGCGCTCGATGATGTTCTGGCTCGGTACCTGCTCGACCTCCTAGAGGTCCTTTCCGCCAGCTTCGATTGGGCACATCGCCCCGATCGCTCCGCTTCCAAGTCAAAATCAGTCTCAAGTGACGCCGTCTCGGCCCTCGCGGCCGCCCTGCGTCCATCGATGGAGCCGGCCCGCGCCAAAGGCGGCCGGATGATGTCATGACCGCTCTGTCAAAAAGGCCCGCGGCGATACGCGTGGTGCTGCCGTTCGTGTTCCGGCACTGGCTGAAGCAGCCCGGGCGTGGGCTGATCGTGGCCGGCGGCCTATTGGGTGCGACCATCGCCGACCTGTTCATGCCGGTCTTCTCGGGCCGGCTGGTGGATGCGCTGACGCGCGGCCCGTCGGATCCCGACGCGCGGCATGCCGCCCTGGTGGCCTTCGGCGCCATCGTGGCGCTGGGCGCGGCCTCCGTGGTGCTGCGGCTGGCTGGCCTGCAGGCGATCGTGCCGTTCACGCTCAAGACCATGTCGGACGTCGCACAGGAGGCCTTCATCCGCGTGCAGCGCTTCTCCACCGACTGGCACGCAAACTCCTTCGCGGGCTCCACCGTGCGCAAGATCACGCGCGGCATGTGGGCGCTCGACCTGCTCAACGACACCATCCTGATGGCGTTGGCGCCCTCGCTGCTGGTGTTGATCGGCTCGATGGTCCTGATCGGGATGCATTGGGCCTCGCTCGGCGTGGTGATCGCGGTCGGCGCGTTCTTCTACGTCACCATCACCGTCGTGTTCTCGACGCGCTACATCGCGCCAGCCGCCCGAGTCTCCAATGCCTGGGACACCAAGGTCGGCGGCACGCTTGCGGATGCGCTGACGTGCAACGCGGTGGTGAAGTCGTTCGGCGCCGAAGCGCGCGAGGATACGCGGCTCGGCCGCGTCATCAACCGATGGCGCGTGCGGGTGCGGCGGACCTGGCTACGCTACAATTACACGGCCATGGCGCAGCTGTCGCTGCTGCTCTGCCTCCGCACGTCCGTGATCGGCGGCGCGGTGCTGTTGTGGATGTCGGGGCATGCCTCCCCTGGCGACGTGACCTATGTGCTGACCAGCTACTACATCATCCACGCCTATTTGCGTGACGTCGGCATGCACATCAACAACCTCCAGCGCTCAGTCAACGACATGGACGAGCTGGTGGCGATCCATGCCGAGCCCATCGGCATCGCCGATGCAACCGGTGCGCGGCCGATCGCGATCGAGGGCGGCGAGATCGTGTTCGACGACGTCACGTTCCACTATGGCGGCCATCGCACGCCGCTCTATGACGGGTTGTCGGTGACGATCCGGGCCGGCGAACGTGTGGGTCTCGTCGGACGCTCCGGGTCCGGCAAGACCACCTTCGTCAAGCTGGTGCAGCGGCTCTATGACGTCAGCGGCGGCCGCGTGCTGATCGACGGGCAGGACATCGCGCACGCCACGCAGCAATCGCTGCGCAGCCAGGTCGCGATCGTGCAGCAGGAGCCGATCCTGTTTCACCGTTCGCTCTCCGAGAACATCGCTTATGGCCGGCCCGGCGCCAGCCTGGAGGCGATCGAGCAGGCGGCGCGGCTGGCGAACGCGCACGACTTCATCCTGCGCCTGCCGAAGGGCTACGGCACGCTGGTCGGCGAGCGCGGCGTGAAACTGTCGGGCGGCGAGCGGCAGCGCGTGGCGCTGGCGCGCGCGTTCCTGGCGGACGCGCCTGTGCTGATCCTGGACGAGGCGACCTCGAGCCTCGATTCGGAATCGGAGGCGCTGATCCAGCAGGCGATGGAGCGGTTGATGAAGGGCCGCACCTCGATCGTGATCGCGCACCGGCTGTCGACGGTGCGCAGCCTCGATCGGATCCTGGTGTTCGACCGCGGTGAGATCGTCGAGCAGGGCACGCATGCCGTGCTCGCGGGCAAGCCAGGGGGCATCTATCGCGGCCTGTTCGAGCGCCAGGTGGTGGAGCTCGGACATATCGCAGCAGCGGAATGAGGGCGCGGGACGGCGGGGCGAACGTTCCGCCGTCGCTCCGCCTCAGGGGGAAGACATGAAAGACCTGACGAACGGCTCTATCGTGAGACACATCCTGGCCATGGCACCTCCAATCATGGTCGGCATGGTCACGATCATGATCTGCCAGCTGGTCGACCTCTATTTCGTGTCGGGGCTGGGCGATGCCGCCGTCGCGGGCGTTGCCGCGGCCGGCAATGGCGGCTTCCTCGTCAACGGGCTGATGCAGGTGCTCGGCGTCGGCGCAGTGGCGCTGATCGCGCATGCCGTGGGACGCAAGGACCGGGCGGATGCAAACCTGATCTTCAATCAGGCGATGGTGCTGTCGGTGCTGTTCGGACTGTCGACCCTGGTCGCAGGTGCCGCGCTGTCGCGCCTCTATATGCGTGCGATCGCGGCGGACCAAGCCACGATCGAGGCGGGGACCACTTACCTGCTGTGGTTCATGCCGGCGCTCGCGTTGCAGTTCGCGACCCAGGTGATGGGATCGGCGCTGCGCGCCACCGGTATCGTTCGCCCCGTCATGCTGGTGCAGACGCTTGCCGTGGCCATCAATATCGCCCTGGCGCCGGTCCTGATCACGGGCTGGGGCACCGGCCATGCGCTCGGCGTCGCCGGTGCGGGGCTGGCGAGCTCGATCGCGGTCGCCATCGGCGCGCTGATGCTGCTGGCCTATTTCCGCAAGGTCGAGCGCTATGTCGCGTTCAATCCGGCGCAGTGGCGTCCGCAGCCGCACCATCTGAAGCGCATTCTCAATGTCGGCCTGCCGGCCGGCGGCGAGTTCGCGATGATGTTCATCTTCATGGCGGTGGTCTACTACGTGCTGCGCGATTTCGGCGCGGCGGCGCAGGCCGGCTTCGGCATCGGGCAGCGCGTGCTCGGCCTGATCAACATGCCTGCGCTCG encodes:
- a CDS encoding DUF2147 domain-containing protein, with translation MNKLTIAATALFLASTAAAHAGGNSISFQIEGQHIRIETPRNCASLNCVTIVAPGLSDKPIKLNNIDLKGLGGSKDDDIDTTPAPATTAQPAPAPVQQQPVQQAPVQATAPAAPAAPVTTAAAAPSASLDNTTQPAPAAAPAPAPAPVAVAPAPAPAPVAAAPVAAPNSPIGVWATEENKGNVRVEQCGANLCGYAVNSNERILINMKPEGSKWSGRIHDPDSGRNYDSTIAMKGPNVMRVQGCAFGGMFCGGQTWKRVS
- a CDS encoding DUF2147 domain-containing protein; this encodes MTRLVTSLGTLIALMAVVPAAEAGSYSFSIGGHRFHVEAPRRCRSASCVSISSNRSLRPTEDVDTRPVSPPAPAPVGQVPQPVYPVAPVRPPQATIVAAPPAAPAPVLAATTAQPVMPPPASPRIELPRVDPPKTVTLDPPRMEPPVVAPRIEIKQAAPVAQRSDDAPAYSPLGEWESLGAKGTVRIERCGPALCGFALTEASNRGESVLVNMKPKTHEVWTGSIYSRSSGSTYYGRMTLKSSGTLHVEACAIGRFWCSSNDWIRVEEPREKLITASPQWGARS
- a CDS encoding extensin family protein gives rise to the protein MTRGVRLYLVGSIVLVSLAGCGRGFFQAEREPWRAEAEAACLKSGAVKEGPDLVRIDPISGPGQCGAEFPLKVAAIGEASGTYGFADEQPRPPGSIGNQPRWPVTQPRSNYPQSQNNPSSSYPSRSNYPESAVRQPSGYGTSSGPMSLNAPGVAPEEDEIDLPPEGTDAAGASRYMNAPSYPARPANPAPYSQAPAQQPLPRLGPAQGNPVTAVGPVAIKPTATLACPIVSELDRWLADTVQPSAMRWFGVRVAEIKQISAYSCRGMNGNSRAHISEHAFGNALDISAFVLADGRRVTVKDGWRGMPEEQGFLRDVQAGACAHFTTVLAPGSNVYHYDHIHVDLMRRASRRLICQPAAVSGDEVAGRAQSRSPYANARDPSVTGSLGARRSTMRKHEEDEYADD
- a CDS encoding histidine phosphatase family protein, which translates into the protein MSIVRYLTHPQVQIDPDVPVPQWDLTPVGRARTEMAAQANWLAHTTQIVSSGERKAIETAEIIAARLGLVIEVREAMHENDRSATGFLKPTEFEAVADRFFAEPHLSVRGWERAIDAQARIVREVEAVLACDRPGDVLFVGHGAVGTLLFCHYAGHPIERIHDQPAGGGNCFTFARDGRRVLHGWRGLEEIGT
- a CDS encoding DUF6665 family protein, with amino-acid sequence MSRDLRPPVDILQYEIVQEQASALGRMGRTLEQALARLREFDAAHAQAEMPASMQPARRKLVMEAGQALWMFVVQREATGLRDSRHIMRTYNVPGEVQLCMGLGPAKPAAK
- a CDS encoding TetR/AcrR family transcriptional regulator; translation: MVVAASEHLHVIQEEDSSKRRQILDGARKVFMNLGFDGASMGEIARAAQVSKGTLYVYFADKTALFEAILEQEALQHGQVVFTFDPARDAEATLKEFGRAYIHLLCRPGGGSAIRTVMAIAERMPDVGRRYYARVLDKSINRLSDYLKTRVACGDLRIEDCYLAASQFMELCKASLFLPFVFQAAPAPSEERMTEVVDSAARMFLAAYKAK
- a CDS encoding HlyD family secretion protein, with the translated sequence MAVSRDQAARVLRPEAMEEHAGGDAASEGTAPLRAPAADEAKRRTGEAPEKPVTDKTAAPAPDAPAAGAPKSGKRKFVLMGVGLVLALAAASYAGYYTLVGRFYISTDDAYVRANNTMLGARVAGHISSILAGDNTPVKAGDIVLRIDDGDYKIAVDAAATKIATQQATIDRIGRQVAALDSQVAQARAQLVSAEAGLKRADLDYERQQALSNKGFASRATFESSEAGRDQGAAAVKAAQAAYDVAVSNVDVAKAQQAEAQAQLAELKTTLAKAERDLAFTAVRAPVGGTFSNRLVNTGDFVAVGQRLGNVVPLDDVYIDANFKETQLKRIRPGQPVTIKVDAYGMRKFSGVVDSIAAGAGSVFTLLPPDNATGNFTKIVQRVPVRIRVPKSVAKQNLLRAGMSVYATVDTNKAAADADSEVDLDDPTAIHPQ
- a CDS encoding DHA2 family efflux MFS transporter permease subunit; translation: MANATTASPAMMADPASERIAPKRLFAFIIMVFGMFMSILDIQIVSASLSEIQAGLSASSSEVAWVQTAYLIAEVIAIPLSGFLSRAFGTRLLFAISAAGFTASSLLCGFATTIEEMILWRALQGFLGAGMIPTVFASAYTVFPRSKFHIVGPIIGLVATLAPTIGPTVGGYITDLMSWNWLFFINVVPGIGITIGVLALVDFDEPHFELLDRFDWWGLLFMAGFLGTLEYVLEEGPQHEWMQDTSVAICAWICAISAIAFFWRVFTAAEPIVNLRTFSNRNFAVGCVLQFCIGIGLYGLTYIYPRYLAEVRGYSALMIGETMFVSGITMFLVAPLVGRLMVKVDMRYMIAFGLVVFAIGSYQMTWITRDYDFYELLVPQILRGVGMMFAMVPTNNIALGTLAPDRVKNASGLFNLMRNLGGAVGLAVINTVLNDRTDLHITRLQERVTWGNATATETLTTFMQKFQGLGDSTLMAMKQLSQIVHRQAVVMSFGDAFFILTLFYLGLSLLVTLLNKPAAMTGGGDAH
- a CDS encoding ABC transporter ATP-binding protein translates to MTALSKRPAAIRVVLPFVFRHWLKQPGRGLIVAGGLLGATIADLFMPVFSGRLVDALTRGPSDPDARHAALVAFGAIVALGAASVVLRLAGLQAIVPFTLKTMSDVAQEAFIRVQRFSTDWHANSFAGSTVRKITRGMWALDLLNDTILMALAPSLLVLIGSMVLIGMHWASLGVVIAVGAFFYVTITVVFSTRYIAPAARVSNAWDTKVGGTLADALTCNAVVKSFGAEAREDTRLGRVINRWRVRVRRTWLRYNYTAMAQLSLLLCLRTSVIGGAVLLWMSGHASPGDVTYVLTSYYIIHAYLRDVGMHINNLQRSVNDMDELVAIHAEPIGIADATGARPIAIEGGEIVFDDVTFHYGGHRTPLYDGLSVTIRAGERVGLVGRSGSGKTTFVKLVQRLYDVSGGRVLIDGQDIAHATQQSLRSQVAIVQQEPILFHRSLSENIAYGRPGASLEAIEQAARLANAHDFILRLPKGYGTLVGERGVKLSGGERQRVALARAFLADAPVLILDEATSSLDSESEALIQQAMERLMKGRTSIVIAHRLSTVRSLDRILVFDRGEIVEQGTHAVLAGKPGGIYRGLFERQVVELGHIAAAE